A genome region from Meleagris gallopavo isolate NT-WF06-2002-E0010 breed Aviagen turkey brand Nicholas breeding stock chromosome 7, Turkey_5.1, whole genome shotgun sequence includes the following:
- the LOC104911834 gene encoding kynureninase-like encodes MENKLQLSKGVNGFRLSNPPILLVCSLQAGLEVFGQTTMKALRRKSILLTGYLEYLINHHYSEDKANPEKPFVKIITPPRIEERGCQLTLTFSLPIKSVFEELEKRGVACDMREPNALRVAPVPLYNSFQDVHRFIEILGSAITSSKQTANNTALSGSY; translated from the exons AATTACAACTAAGTAAAGGAGTTAATGGATTTCGGTTATCAAATCCTCCAATTTTACTAGTCTGTTCTCTCCAAGCTGGTTTAGAG GTTTTTGGTCAAACTACAATGAAAGCATTGAGAAGAAAATCTATTCTGCTTACTGGTTACTTGGAATACCTGATAAATCATCACTACAGTGAGGATAAAGCAAATCCTGAGAAGCCCTTTGTAAAAATCATCACACCACCTCGGATTGAAGAGAGAGGATGCCAACTCACATTAACTTTTTCTCTCCCAATAAAATCTGTGTTTGAGGAGCTGGAAAAGAGAGGAGTAGCT TGTGACATGCGAGAACCAAATGCTCTTCGTGTTGCCCCAGTTCCTCTCTACAATTCTTTCCAGGATGTGCACAGATTTATTGAAATCTTGGGATCTGCAATTacttcttcaaaacaaacagcaaacaatACTGCACTATCTGGTTCTTATTGA